From Sulfuracidifex tepidarius, one genomic window encodes:
- a CDS encoding M20 family metallo-hydrolase, translating to MTSRIKEDIEAIGKIGKDQRGGNSRPALSPEDIEARLYLIERMREAGLEVYVDDAANIIGVRKGRLKEPYVSTGSHVDTVMNGGIFDGVLGVVGGLETMRQLNEDRVETKFPMVLVVFTDEEGNSFMPFVGSKYFAGEISNELSDLKGKYELISFKDALERFLRRVEGKVKKIGRFPYALRNHVELHVEQGPILYQRKVQIGVVTGIVGVQRAWVEFTGRQAHAGSTPMDMRSDPMISAAKTIEKVREIAIQMDMVGTVGFVEVSPNVINVIPGKVRIGVDLRSLSKEDMKKAISSVVSYALESSSPEGVKVDVTEFFEEPVLCSPRVVEEVKRSSEEAGFSYMELPSRAVHDSQVMAKVTDVGMIFVPSRDGVSHAPEEWTEWEDCDRGQETLKRTLLSLQS from the coding sequence TTGACGAGTAGGATAAAGGAAGACATAGAGGCGATAGGTAAGATAGGCAAGGACCAGAGGGGAGGAAATTCAAGGCCTGCGCTCAGCCCTGAGGACATAGAGGCTCGGCTTTACCTAATTGAAAGGATGAGAGAGGCGGGACTTGAGGTTTACGTTGACGACGCAGCCAACATTATAGGAGTGAGGAAAGGCAGACTTAAAGAGCCTTACGTCTCCACTGGGTCGCATGTAGACACTGTAATGAACGGTGGTATTTTCGATGGCGTCCTTGGTGTCGTTGGGGGACTTGAGACTATGAGACAACTTAACGAGGACAGAGTTGAGACAAAGTTCCCCATGGTCTTGGTAGTGTTCACGGACGAGGAGGGAAACTCCTTCATGCCATTCGTGGGTAGTAAGTACTTCGCGGGAGAGATAAGTAACGAATTGTCAGACCTGAAAGGGAAATACGAGCTGATCTCATTCAAGGATGCGTTAGAGAGGTTTCTACGTAGAGTTGAAGGAAAGGTTAAGAAGATAGGAAGGTTTCCCTATGCTCTGAGGAACCACGTGGAGCTACATGTAGAGCAGGGACCTATTCTTTACCAGAGGAAGGTACAGATAGGCGTGGTAACAGGTATAGTAGGAGTACAAAGGGCGTGGGTAGAGTTCACCGGAAGGCAAGCACATGCAGGCTCTACACCGATGGACATGAGATCAGACCCCATGATCTCTGCAGCGAAGACTATAGAGAAAGTCAGGGAGATAGCGATACAGATGGACATGGTGGGTACGGTGGGTTTCGTGGAGGTGTCTCCCAATGTCATCAACGTTATCCCAGGGAAGGTGAGGATAGGCGTCGACTTGAGGTCACTCTCCAAGGAAGACATGAAGAAGGCGATCTCTTCCGTGGTGAGCTACGCATTGGAATCCTCCTCCCCTGAGGGAGTAAAAGTGGACGTGACCGAGTTCTTTGAGGAGCCTGTTCTGTGTTCACCGCGGGTCGTGGAAGAGGTTAAGCGTAGCTCGGAGGAAGCTGGTTTCTCGTACATGGAGCTACCGAGCAGGGCAGTTCACGACTCCCAAGTGATGGCTAAAGTGACGGACGTGGGCATGATCTTCGTCCCAAGCAGGGACGGAGTTAGTCATGCTCCTGAAGAGTGGACTGAATGGGAGGACTGCGATAGGGGACAGGAGACGCTCAAGCGTACCTTGCTCTCACTCCAATCATGA
- a CDS encoding polysaccharide deacetylase family protein, whose protein sequence is MNRFYSPLFSLSMEKYVAITVDVDAIAGWLGSYGGEDSLCDLSRGEFAGKIGTMRLLELFDSMGIKTTWFTPGHSIETFWNQMKKVVDSGHEIGLHGYSHENPSKLSREQESKIFDKNIALVEKLTGERPIGNRQPWWDMGESTIDLMIEKGLKYDSSMMGEEFHPYRLRKGDTWSKIDYDKDPETWMRPYKFGEETNIVEFPVSWYLDDLPAQMFMKHPYYNYGWTHPDIVYKVMFKEHFDWLIKKEKDGILTLTVHPDVSGRVQGLKRLEELLSYMKTFDVKFVTLREALKVWS, encoded by the coding sequence GTGAATAGATTTTATTCCCCGCTCTTTTCATTATCCATGGAAAAATACGTAGCAATCACGGTAGATGTGGACGCGATAGCGGGGTGGTTGGGCAGTTACGGCGGGGAGGACTCCCTTTGTGACTTGTCTAGGGGTGAGTTCGCAGGGAAAATAGGCACAATGAGGTTACTTGAACTCTTCGACAGCATGGGGATAAAAACTACTTGGTTCACTCCTGGTCACTCGATAGAGACTTTCTGGAATCAGATGAAGAAGGTGGTCGACTCGGGACATGAAATAGGCTTGCACGGCTATTCCCACGAGAACCCATCCAAGTTATCCAGGGAACAGGAGTCCAAGATATTTGACAAGAACATAGCCTTAGTGGAGAAGCTGACCGGCGAGAGGCCTATAGGCAACAGGCAACCTTGGTGGGACATGGGAGAAAGCACGATAGACCTCATGATAGAAAAAGGGTTAAAGTACGACAGTAGCATGATGGGGGAAGAGTTCCACCCGTATCGCTTAAGGAAGGGTGATACTTGGTCTAAGATAGATTACGACAAGGATCCTGAGACTTGGATGAGACCTTACAAGTTCGGAGAGGAGACCAACATAGTAGAGTTTCCGGTTTCTTGGTACCTGGACGATCTTCCTGCGCAGATGTTCATGAAACACCCTTACTATAACTACGGATGGACTCACCCGGATATAGTGTACAAGGTAATGTTTAAGGAGCATTTCGACTGGCTCATAAAGAAGGAGAAGGACGGTATCCTGACCCTTACTGTACACCCAGACGTTAGCGGAAGAGTTCAGGGACTGAAGAGGTTGGAGGAATTGCTGAGCTACATGAAGACTTTCGACGTAAAGTTCGTGACGCTGAGGGAGGCATTGAAAGTATGGTCGTAG
- a CDS encoding cytosine permease: MAEEEVEKREEIDLTSYGQGKATIPSKYYNKNLVPVSPSLKKWNWVNYTTVWAGMSHNVVAFELAGLLTFQLGAPIALAVIGIAYGTLLIALYLNGHIGTKWGIPYPISVRPMFGIKGATLPVLMRAGVALFWFAVQSYVGGTIIDAVISIMYKPWTSLTAPVLGMPEHLAISFLIFWALNVAVLFGGMEEIKNFELVAGPLIVASLGALFGYGIYLAHGFGPLFSVTASPTLSAVTLSIASMAGVWATLVLNIPDFTRFSRSQKDQLIGQGLGLPVIVSLFSLIAVGITSTMIYLYHIPMSEAVNYVNPVNIMYLFTSNPLLALLVGVSLVIATVSVNVAANILSPVYDLISLFPRKLESWGKTSIVAAVIGLLYVPQLWYNNAGTIFDVLDIIGAGLGSIAGIMIADYWILRRTNFKLVDLFTPKGEYWYSDGVNWKAIVSLAVGFGVPAIGFFVPALVSLYDYGWYLAVAISMLLYLGLNWRTKGTKKENK, translated from the coding sequence ATGGCAGAAGAAGAAGTAGAGAAAAGAGAAGAAATAGACTTGACAAGTTACGGTCAAGGTAAAGCTACAATACCTAGCAAGTACTACAATAAGAACTTGGTCCCCGTCTCCCCTTCATTGAAGAAGTGGAACTGGGTAAACTACACCACAGTATGGGCCGGGATGTCTCACAACGTAGTCGCATTCGAGCTGGCAGGTCTTTTAACCTTTCAACTCGGCGCTCCAATTGCACTGGCAGTGATAGGCATCGCATACGGTACATTGCTTATTGCGTTATACCTCAATGGACACATCGGGACAAAGTGGGGAATACCTTATCCTATATCCGTGAGGCCTATGTTCGGTATCAAGGGAGCGACCCTCCCCGTCCTGATGAGGGCAGGGGTAGCCCTATTCTGGTTCGCGGTGCAGAGTTACGTGGGAGGCACGATAATAGATGCGGTAATATCGATCATGTACAAGCCTTGGACTTCGCTCACTGCACCCGTGTTAGGCATGCCCGAACACTTGGCGATCTCCTTCCTTATTTTCTGGGCCCTCAACGTCGCAGTACTCTTCGGCGGAATGGAGGAAATAAAGAACTTTGAGCTCGTGGCAGGGCCTCTCATAGTGGCTAGTCTGGGTGCGCTCTTCGGGTACGGAATATACTTAGCTCACGGGTTCGGACCTCTGTTCTCCGTGACCGCCTCGCCTACTCTAAGCGCTGTGACGCTCTCCATAGCTTCAATGGCGGGGGTCTGGGCCACGCTGGTGTTGAACATACCTGATTTCACCAGGTTCTCCAGGTCTCAGAAGGACCAGCTCATAGGCCAAGGTCTGGGGTTGCCAGTAATAGTTTCCCTCTTCTCCCTGATAGCAGTAGGAATAACGTCCACCATGATATACCTTTACCACATCCCCATGAGCGAGGCAGTGAACTACGTGAACCCGGTGAACATCATGTACTTGTTCACCTCGAATCCTCTCCTCGCCCTCCTCGTAGGAGTGAGCTTGGTGATAGCGACTGTCTCAGTTAACGTGGCTGCCAACATATTATCCCCAGTGTACGACCTGATCTCGCTCTTCCCCAGAAAGTTGGAGTCCTGGGGTAAGACCTCCATAGTAGCTGCTGTCATTGGACTACTCTACGTGCCTCAACTGTGGTACAACAACGCTGGGACGATCTTCGACGTGTTGGACATCATAGGAGCGGGACTCGGATCGATAGCAGGAATCATGATAGCCGATTACTGGATACTGAGGAGGACTAACTTCAAGCTCGTAGACCTCTTCACTCCGAAAGGAGAATACTGGTACAGCGACGGAGTGAACTGGAAGGCAATCGTCTCTCTAGCTGTAGGTTTCGGCGTCCCCGCTATAGGTTTCTTCGTGCCGGCCTTGGTCTCTCTGTACGACTACGGGTGGTATCTAGCTGTAGCTATAAGCATGCTCCTTTACCTCGGCCTTAACTGGAGGACGAAGGGAACGAAGAAGGAGAACAAGTAG